The Sulfurimonas sp. nucleotide sequence TTACGCATCATCTGCTGCAACTTACGGAAATGCGTCGTCACCACAGAGAGTAGGGTATGAAGCACCGCAAAATGTTTACGGTTTCTCAAAACTTTGCATGGATAATTTGAGTAGGGAATATATGAAAAAAGAGAGTATCAAGGTAGTGGGGCTTAGGTACTTTAATGTTTACGGTGCAAGAGAGTATTTTAAAAATAGTACCGCATCTATGATTTTACAGTTTGGTCATCAGATACTTTCAGGCAAAAATCCTCGTCTTTTTGAAAATAGCGATAAGATTTTAAGAGATTTTATCTACATTGAAGATATCATTCAAGCAAATATAAAAGCGATGAGTGCAAAAGAGAGCGGAATTTTTAATGTCGGAACGGGTAAGGCAAGAAGTTTTCAAGATATAGTGGATATTTTGCAAAAAGAGCTTGGGACTACTCTGCCTTGCGAATATATCCCAAATCCGTTTATCGGAAGTTACCAGTTTCATACGGAGGCGGATATCTCTACAACAAAAGAGATGCTTGGTTATGAACCGCGTTTTGAAATGGAAGATGGTATTAAAGCTTATGTCGGCGAAATCAGAAGAATTTATGAACAAGAAGTGAAAAAATGAAGAATTTTAAAGGTTTGCATCCTCGTATTTTGGTTGTCGGTGACTTGATGATAGATCACTATTTGTGGGGGAGTTGTGAGAGAATCTCTCCGGAAGCGCCTGTTCAGGTTGTGGACATCGCAAAAGAGACAACTGTTCTAGGCGGTGCAGGAAATGTGATAAACAATCTTGTGTCCCTCGGAGCTAAAGTTTGGGTAAGCAGTGTTATAGGTGATGACGATATCGGTGTTGAACTTGTCGGTATGCTTCGCTCAATAGATGTCGATACCTCAAATATAGTT carries:
- the rfaD gene encoding ADP-glyceromanno-heptose 6-epimerase, encoding MKYIENSLKDKTILITGGAGFIGSNLAFYFQENHPEARVVVLDSFRSTELLSNGNLKSFGHFKNLIGFRGEVISGDINDKDLLLGLETKYKFDYIFHEAAISDTTALEQDLMIRTNVNAYKDLLNLALKHGANMIYASSAATYGNASSPQRVGYEAPQNVYGFSKLCMDNLSREYMKKESIKVVGLRYFNVYGAREYFKNSTASMILQFGHQILSGKNPRLFENSDKILRDFIYIEDIIQANIKAMSAKESGIFNVGTGKARSFQDIVDILQKELGTTLPCEYIPNPFIGSYQFHTEADISTTKEMLGYEPRFEMEDGIKAYVGEIRRIYEQEVKK